In Acidaminococcus fermentans DSM 20731, one genomic interval encodes:
- a CDS encoding DUF3084 domain-containing protein has protein sequence MTGGITLILVLALMGGLIAYLGDKLGSKIGKKRLRLFGLRPHDTSVLMTILSGILVAALTITVLTISSKEVRTALFGMKKMRAEIASLTTARDQANQELSAQNAKIQELDQKIGEATAAADQARQQEAAAKTQMAQAQARMQQAQADLEQLQARYSEASARLQEAQAQVRQAEAARDKLQQDVKSLEDTAKKLQAGIVAVREGDVVFRSGEILYSGVLKGGQKEEETQKQLQDFLNQANIQVAGRIGVDPSTPVIWLSREAVESAADKLGSAKGDMYVRVCAAGNILSGEVVVSRLEMVGDKVVYPQGTLILAQAITVDPDSNQSDLALMAFLKSVNRTAQADGVIPNPITGDVGAITSTELSNASEKIRSLGGRVTITARARKDITVAGPVLLDLEIRPSGGLPRE, from the coding sequence ATGACCGGTGGAATCACCCTGATCCTGGTGCTGGCCCTGATGGGCGGCCTGATTGCCTATCTGGGCGACAAACTGGGAAGCAAGATCGGCAAAAAACGGCTCCGGCTTTTTGGCCTGCGCCCTCATGACACTTCCGTGCTCATGACCATCCTCAGCGGAATCCTGGTGGCCGCCCTCACCATCACCGTCCTGACCATTTCCTCCAAGGAGGTCCGTACCGCCCTGTTCGGCATGAAGAAGATGCGGGCGGAAATCGCTTCCCTGACCACAGCCCGGGACCAGGCCAATCAGGAACTCAGTGCCCAGAACGCCAAGATCCAGGAACTGGATCAGAAAATCGGGGAGGCCACGGCAGCGGCCGACCAGGCCAGACAGCAGGAGGCTGCGGCCAAAACCCAGATGGCCCAGGCCCAGGCCCGGATGCAGCAGGCCCAGGCCGATCTGGAACAGCTACAGGCCCGGTACAGCGAAGCCAGCGCCCGGCTCCAGGAAGCCCAGGCCCAGGTCCGTCAGGCCGAAGCCGCCCGGGATAAGCTCCAGCAGGATGTGAAATCCCTGGAAGACACCGCCAAAAAACTCCAGGCAGGCATCGTGGCCGTCCGGGAAGGGGATGTGGTGTTCCGCAGCGGCGAAATTCTCTATTCCGGAGTGCTGAAAGGCGGTCAGAAAGAAGAAGAGACCCAGAAACAGCTCCAGGATTTCCTGAACCAGGCCAACATCCAGGTGGCCGGACGCATCGGGGTGGATCCCTCCACGCCGGTGATCTGGCTCAGTCGGGAAGCGGTGGAAAGCGCCGCCGACAAACTGGGCAGTGCCAAGGGGGATATGTATGTCCGGGTCTGCGCCGCCGGCAACATCCTGTCCGGCGAAGTGGTGGTGTCCCGTCTGGAAATGGTGGGGGACAAGGTGGTCTATCCCCAGGGCACCCTGATCCTGGCCCAGGCCATTACCGTGGATCCCGATTCCAACCAGTCCGATCTGGCCCTGATGGCCTTTTTGAAGTCCGTGAACCGCACCGCCCAGGCCGATGGAGTCATCCCCAATCCCATTACCGGGGATGTGGGAGCCATTACCAGCACCGAACTGTCCAACGCCAGCGAAAAGATCCGCAGCCTGGGAGGCCGGGTCACCATTACCGCCCGGGCCCGGAAGGATATCACCGTGGCCGGTCCCGTGCTGCTGGATCTGGAGATCCGCCCGTCAGGAGGGCTGCCCCGTGAATAA
- the kdsA gene encoding 3-deoxy-8-phosphooctulonate synthase yields MEIVKIGPYQVGQGHPLLIMAGPCVLEGYERSLAIGRRVKAICDKLGLPYVFKASYDKANRSSLDSFRGPGLEEGLQILAQIKKDLGVPVISDVHETCQVEKAAEVLDIIQIPAFLCRQTDLLVEAARTGKVVNVKKGQFLAPWDMKNVVNKIVESGSRNLMLTERGVSFGYNTLVTDMRSLPIMRDLGFPVIMDVTHSVQIPGGQGTSSGGQSKYAPHMARAAAAVGVDGLFIETHDNPAEALSDGPNMIPLDRLEQVLADAKAIDAIGRREA; encoded by the coding sequence ATGGAAATCGTCAAGATCGGACCCTACCAGGTTGGGCAGGGTCATCCTCTTCTCATCATGGCAGGCCCCTGTGTGCTGGAAGGCTACGAACGGAGCCTGGCCATCGGCCGCCGGGTCAAGGCCATCTGCGACAAGCTGGGGCTGCCCTATGTGTTCAAAGCCTCCTATGACAAGGCCAACCGGTCTTCCCTGGATTCCTTCCGGGGACCGGGCCTGGAAGAAGGGCTCCAGATCCTGGCCCAGATCAAAAAGGACCTGGGGGTGCCGGTGATCAGCGACGTCCATGAAACCTGTCAGGTGGAAAAGGCCGCCGAAGTCCTGGACATCATCCAGATCCCCGCTTTCCTGTGCCGGCAGACGGACCTGCTGGTGGAAGCCGCCCGGACCGGGAAAGTGGTCAACGTGAAAAAAGGCCAGTTCCTGGCTCCCTGGGACATGAAGAACGTGGTGAACAAGATCGTGGAATCCGGCAGCCGGAACCTGATGCTCACCGAACGGGGAGTCAGCTTCGGCTACAACACCCTGGTCACCGATATGCGGAGCCTGCCCATTATGCGGGATCTGGGCTTCCCGGTGATCATGGACGTGACCCACAGTGTCCAGATCCCCGGCGGCCAGGGCACCAGCTCCGGGGGCCAGAGCAAGTATGCGCCCCATATGGCCCGGGCTGCGGCGGCCGTGGGGGTGGACGGTCTCTTCATCGAAACCCACGACAATCCGGCGGAAGCCCTGTCCGACGGACCCAACATGATCCCCCTGGACAGACTGGAACAGGTCCTGGCCGACGCCAAAGCCATTGACGCCATCGGCCGCAGGGAGGCGTAA
- a CDS encoding LptA/OstA family protein, translated as MLKVKKFAVLGLLAGLLSVSTACWAASSISGDQVQYDFKSGQAAAVGNVKIRHDDGTASAEEADYNTKTGEGKLTGSVVADQKDAHLTSSELIIRKKGKFLSAIGNAVLRKADKTLRAAQVDYDSDAQFAETIGSWAQLTMDDGSSIDSANMKYNMGTGVANADGNVRLISPPRNLTARADRAIYNTKEADGTIRLIGHATATQNDDTVSGDTLTITGAGGKVAMGEGNVKMVVLPQSTQPQTAEAGEGPAPVFSLAGLANVPEFLYKFYNWPGHLMTIGQTEIG; from the coding sequence ATGCTGAAAGTGAAAAAATTTGCAGTGCTGGGACTCCTGGCAGGCCTTCTGTCCGTATCCACTGCCTGCTGGGCGGCGTCCTCCATTTCCGGGGACCAGGTGCAGTATGATTTCAAAAGCGGACAGGCGGCTGCCGTGGGGAATGTGAAAATCCGTCATGATGACGGCACCGCTTCCGCGGAAGAAGCCGATTACAACACCAAGACCGGAGAAGGGAAACTCACCGGATCCGTGGTGGCCGACCAGAAGGATGCCCACCTGACCAGCTCTGAACTGATCATCAGGAAAAAAGGCAAATTCCTGTCCGCCATTGGCAATGCGGTGCTCCGGAAAGCTGACAAGACCCTCCGGGCCGCCCAGGTGGATTACGATTCCGATGCCCAATTTGCGGAAACCATCGGCTCCTGGGCCCAGCTCACCATGGATGACGGCTCCAGCATCGATTCTGCCAACATGAAGTACAACATGGGAACCGGGGTAGCCAATGCGGACGGCAACGTGCGACTGATCAGTCCGCCCCGGAACCTGACTGCCCGGGCGGACCGGGCCATCTACAACACCAAGGAAGCCGACGGGACCATCCGGCTCATCGGCCATGCCACCGCCACCCAGAACGATGACACCGTCAGCGGGGATACCCTGACCATCACCGGGGCCGGCGGCAAAGTGGCCATGGGGGAAGGGAATGTGAAGATGGTGGTCCTGCCCCAGAGCACCCAGCCCCAGACGGCAGAAGCCGGGGAAGGACCGGCACCGGTGTTCAGCCTGGCCGGACTGGCCAATGTACCGGAGTTCCTGTATAAGTTCTACAACTGGCCCGGCCATCTCATGACCATCGGCCAGACGGAAATTGGATAA
- a CDS encoding S-layer homology domain-containing protein translates to MKKSLVFAMAMALGVSATAFAANPFSDLPAGHWAYGAVAKLAAAGVVDGYPDGTFKGDKTMTRYEMAQIVAKALAKGAIGADDKLVSEFADELDNLGVRVAKLEKNADNVKITGNVRASYRDSSGGKMKGDNSSNSQSRLRTRLFLTGEVNDNWHYVSMLENNQYFAGKNESGDSDTSFQRAYLNGNIGVWNITAGRYHKNIAEGNVYDTRVDGVEFKVPFGQAYLSAAYGKMANVDAYGYTNKVLGTVDGREWNKKDSVADKFWNAELGGTIGNLDLAATYTKADDLNPYIDNGLTGDNKIWTVGANYKAGDFKIGAMYLKGDDDTLKNSDYKNGDDDGYVVSLGYKGATAAKPGSWGLFAKYYDQGAPTMIYHTMNGMWDSFNGEGFKGYNVGGNLTLAKNMVAQVEYYDLKGKESDAHARTLWSQMVVTF, encoded by the coding sequence ATGAAAAAATCCTTAGTATTTGCCATGGCTATGGCACTGGGTGTCAGCGCAACCGCTTTCGCTGCCAACCCCTTCTCCGACCTGCCTGCCGGCCACTGGGCTTATGGCGCTGTTGCCAAACTGGCTGCCGCCGGCGTGGTTGACGGGTATCCGGATGGCACCTTCAAAGGCGACAAGACCATGACCCGTTATGAAATGGCTCAGATCGTGGCCAAGGCTCTGGCCAAAGGCGCCATCGGTGCTGATGACAAACTGGTCAGCGAATTCGCTGACGAACTGGACAACCTGGGTGTCCGGGTTGCCAAACTGGAAAAGAACGCTGACAACGTGAAGATCACCGGGAACGTTCGTGCCAGCTACCGGGACAGCAGCGGCGGCAAGATGAAGGGTGATAATTCCAGCAATTCACAGTCCCGTTTGCGTACCCGTCTGTTCCTGACCGGGGAAGTGAACGACAACTGGCATTACGTTTCCATGCTGGAAAACAACCAGTACTTTGCTGGTAAAAACGAATCCGGTGACTCCGACACTTCTTTCCAGAGAGCTTACCTGAACGGTAACATCGGTGTCTGGAACATCACTGCAGGCCGGTACCATAAGAACATTGCAGAAGGCAATGTCTATGATACCCGTGTGGACGGTGTGGAATTCAAGGTTCCCTTCGGCCAGGCTTATCTGAGCGCTGCCTATGGCAAGATGGCCAATGTTGATGCTTATGGCTATACCAACAAAGTGCTGGGCACAGTTGACGGCAGAGAATGGAACAAGAAAGATTCCGTAGCGGACAAGTTCTGGAACGCAGAACTGGGCGGCACCATCGGCAACCTGGATCTGGCCGCCACCTACACCAAGGCGGATGACCTGAATCCGTACATCGACAACGGCCTGACCGGCGACAACAAGATCTGGACCGTAGGGGCCAACTACAAAGCCGGCGACTTCAAGATCGGTGCCATGTACCTGAAAGGCGACGATGACACCCTGAAGAACAGCGACTACAAGAACGGCGACGATGACGGCTATGTGGTATCCCTGGGTTACAAGGGCGCCACCGCTGCCAAACCCGGCAGCTGGGGCCTGTTTGCCAAATACTATGATCAGGGAGCTCCGACCATGATTTACCACACCATGAACGGTATGTGGGATTCCTTCAACGGGGAAGGCTTCAAAGGCTATAACGTGGGCGGCAACCTGACCCTGGCCAAGAACATGGTGGCTCAGGTGGAATACTACGACCTGAAGGGCAAAGAATCCGATGCCCATGCCCGGACCCTGTGGTCTCAGATGGTTGTAACCTTCTAA
- a CDS encoding lysophospholipid acyltransferase family protein, whose product MLYGFLKAMSRFLSLLPYKFVVRLGRNCGKLYWHIAKKQRVRAEQTIQERMGVTARDAREIIHRLFLNLGMTAMEILYMPALNKDNIRGLVSFDRPDILWEALAKKRGVVMLACHMDNWEWLGAALALNGFPLSAVEKPQPNPVYSDFLNELRRGVGQEIFARGTNEILGCARAMKKGRMLGLIADQDGGYHGIFVPFFGKMASTPEGPAYFARKFKAPVVPIFMVRKPSGYGHQVFVKEPIYYEDTGNQEKDDYRITLKMTQEVEKIIRQYPDNWIWFQHRWNTPWNG is encoded by the coding sequence ATGCTTTACGGATTTTTGAAAGCCATGAGCCGGTTCCTGTCCCTGCTGCCCTACAAATTCGTAGTGCGGCTGGGGCGGAATTGTGGTAAACTATACTGGCATATTGCCAAAAAACAGCGGGTCCGGGCGGAACAGACCATCCAGGAACGGATGGGGGTTACGGCCCGGGATGCCCGGGAGATCATCCACCGGCTGTTCCTGAACCTGGGGATGACCGCCATGGAAATCCTCTACATGCCCGCTCTGAACAAGGACAACATCCGGGGCCTGGTAAGCTTCGACCGGCCGGATATCCTCTGGGAAGCCCTGGCCAAAAAGCGGGGCGTGGTGATGCTGGCCTGCCACATGGACAACTGGGAATGGCTGGGAGCGGCCCTGGCCCTCAACGGCTTTCCCCTCAGTGCAGTGGAAAAGCCCCAGCCCAATCCGGTGTACAGCGATTTTCTCAATGAGCTGCGCCGGGGCGTGGGACAGGAAATCTTCGCCCGGGGCACCAACGAGATCCTGGGCTGCGCCCGGGCCATGAAAAAGGGCCGGATGCTGGGGCTCATCGCCGACCAGGACGGGGGCTACCACGGGATCTTCGTCCCCTTCTTCGGGAAGATGGCCTCCACTCCGGAAGGCCCGGCCTATTTCGCCCGGAAGTTCAAAGCGCCGGTGGTGCCCATCTTCATGGTGCGGAAACCCAGCGGCTACGGCCATCAGGTGTTTGTGAAAGAACCCATTTACTATGAAGATACCGGGAATCAGGAAAAAGACGATTACCGGATTACCCTGAAAATGACCCAGGAAGTGGAAAAGATCATCCGCCAGTATCCGGACAACTGGATCTGGTTCCAGCACCGCTGGAACACTCCCTGGAACGGTTAA
- a CDS encoding KdsC family phosphatase, with the protein MITEEQLAKIRLLALDVDGVLTDGSIIIGQEGELSKHFDARDGMGISLALRHGIQVALITGRHSEIVLHRAMELGISSVYENVVFKGKVLEKASNELDIPLEETAFMGDDLNDLPAFSKAAVTLAPADAAPEVRERAMLVSSCTGGHGAVRDVIERILKAKGLWEEIIRSYEIQGQGDRQ; encoded by the coding sequence ATGATTACAGAAGAACAACTGGCCAAGATCCGTCTCCTGGCCCTGGATGTGGACGGGGTCCTGACGGACGGCAGCATCATCATCGGACAGGAAGGGGAACTGTCCAAGCATTTCGATGCCCGGGACGGCATGGGCATCAGCCTGGCCCTCCGCCACGGTATCCAGGTGGCTCTCATTACCGGCCGCCACAGTGAAATCGTCCTGCACCGGGCCATGGAACTGGGCATCAGCTCCGTGTACGAAAATGTGGTCTTTAAGGGAAAGGTCCTGGAGAAGGCCTCCAACGAACTGGATATTCCCCTGGAAGAAACCGCTTTCATGGGGGACGATCTCAACGATCTGCCGGCCTTTTCCAAGGCGGCGGTGACCCTGGCTCCGGCGGACGCCGCTCCGGAAGTCCGGGAACGGGCCATGCTGGTATCTTCCTGCACAGGGGGCCATGGGGCCGTCCGGGATGTGATCGAACGGATCCTGAAAGCCAAGGGACTGTGGGAAGAAATCATCCGCAGTTACGAAATCCAGGGACAGGGAGACAGACAGTAA
- a CDS encoding DNA/RNA non-specific endonuclease has protein sequence MKKITAFLAALLVSLSLVFTACGSSKPASNKKAPAKNSTKVTQQVGKNQPSFDLSSIPAFTNKPYVVLNHNVPDFPDKDKTRKSFERYSELDSLGRCGPAYANVGRETMPTQKRGPIGSVKPSGWQTVKYEGIDGKYLYNRCHLIGYQLTAENANPKNLITGTRYLNVTGMLPFENMVADYVKETNHHVLYRVTPIFQENDLVARGVQMEAWSVEDKGAGVQFNVFVYNNQPGITIDYKTGKSKRA, from the coding sequence ATGAAAAAAATCACCGCTTTCCTGGCCGCCCTCCTGGTTTCCCTGTCCCTGGTGTTCACCGCCTGCGGATCCTCCAAACCGGCTTCCAACAAAAAAGCCCCGGCCAAAAACAGCACCAAAGTCACCCAGCAGGTGGGGAAAAACCAGCCCTCCTTCGACCTGTCCTCCATCCCCGCCTTCACCAACAAGCCCTATGTGGTGCTGAACCACAATGTGCCGGATTTCCCGGACAAGGACAAGACCAGGAAATCCTTTGAACGCTACAGCGAACTGGACAGCCTGGGCCGCTGCGGCCCTGCCTACGCCAATGTGGGAAGGGAAACCATGCCCACCCAGAAACGGGGCCCCATCGGCAGCGTGAAGCCCTCTGGCTGGCAGACCGTAAAGTATGAAGGCATCGACGGGAAATACCTGTACAACCGGTGCCACCTGATCGGCTATCAGCTGACCGCGGAAAACGCCAACCCCAAGAACCTGATCACCGGCACCCGGTATCTCAATGTGACCGGCATGCTGCCCTTTGAAAACATGGTGGCCGACTACGTGAAAGAAACCAACCACCATGTGCTGTACCGGGTGACCCCCATTTTTCAGGAGAACGACCTGGTGGCCCGGGGGGTACAGATGGAAGCCTGGAGCGTGGAGGACAAAGGCGCCGGCGTCCAGTTCAATGTGTTCGTGTACAACAACCAGCCCGGTATCACCATCGATTACAAAACCGGCAAGAGCAAGCGGGCGTAG
- a CDS encoding LptF/LptG family permease — protein sequence MSILDKYILKQMMQPFLFGVAAFSTIFVASSFLFRVTQYITQYGASYSSLIRLFLCLMPEVINYTFPMSMLLAALLTMGQLSSNSEITAMRSGGLSFRRIAAPILAAGFVVSLFSVVWAEKVVPPAKSEYERIIKVEIKRDTKPRTQNHVLIKQVSKGQLVRLTYARTFDEKQGMMKDITIEDWDNGKVARIQRTPQAKWTQGTWIMEGGTITDLTGKDGVARTMTFDKQVLPISETPKAITLDQKDPDQMTIGELKMYIDILKRQYMPTSKYEMEIYRRFTVPLASFFFALIGVPLGVQSQRTGASMGLGFSVVIIFIYYSIMTFMTGLGQGGVIPPLLAAATPNLLCGAFGCWMIYKKDNV from the coding sequence ATGTCTATTTTGGATAAATACATTTTAAAACAGATGATGCAGCCCTTCCTCTTCGGGGTGGCTGCCTTTTCCACCATCTTTGTGGCCAGCTCCTTCCTGTTCCGGGTGACCCAGTACATTACCCAGTACGGGGCCTCCTATTCCTCCCTGATCCGCCTGTTCCTGTGCCTGATGCCGGAAGTGATCAACTACACCTTCCCCATGTCCATGCTGTTGGCGGCCCTTCTCACCATGGGCCAGCTGTCCAGCAACAGCGAAATCACCGCCATGCGCAGCGGGGGCCTGAGCTTCCGCCGGATCGCCGCTCCCATCCTGGCTGCCGGCTTCGTGGTGAGCCTGTTTTCCGTGGTGTGGGCCGAAAAAGTGGTGCCGCCGGCCAAAAGCGAATACGAACGGATCATTAAAGTGGAAATCAAACGGGACACCAAGCCCCGGACACAGAACCATGTACTGATCAAACAGGTGTCCAAGGGACAGCTGGTCCGGCTCACCTATGCCCGGACCTTTGACGAAAAGCAGGGCATGATGAAGGACATCACCATCGAAGACTGGGACAACGGGAAAGTGGCCCGGATCCAGCGGACCCCCCAGGCCAAATGGACCCAGGGGACCTGGATCATGGAAGGGGGAACCATCACCGACCTGACCGGGAAGGATGGGGTGGCCCGGACCATGACCTTCGACAAACAGGTGCTGCCCATCAGCGAGACCCCAAAGGCCATCACCCTGGATCAGAAGGATCCGGACCAGATGACCATCGGGGAACTGAAGATGTACATCGATATTTTGAAGCGGCAGTACATGCCCACCAGCAAGTACGAGATGGAAATCTACCGCCGGTTCACCGTGCCTCTGGCCAGCTTCTTCTTTGCCCTCATCGGGGTGCCCCTGGGAGTACAGTCCCAGCGGACCGGGGCGTCCATGGGCCTGGGCTTTTCCGTGGTAATCATCTTCATCTACTACTCCATCATGACCTTCATGACCGGCCTGGGCCAGGGCGGCGTGATCCCGCCCCTTCTGGCCGCCGCCACCCCCAACCTCCTCTGCGGAGCCTTCGGGTGCTGGATGATTTATAAAAAGGATAATGTATAG
- a CDS encoding KpsF/GutQ family sugar-phosphate isomerase, whose product MFEKAKEALQIEADSILELLPRIDDHFGEALKMILHCRGRIIVTGMGKSGIIGRKIAATLASTGTPAFFLHPAEGIHGDLGMVTEHDVVLALSNSGETGEVLNILPSIRRIGARIIAMVGNPESTLAKNADIVLNVGVKREACPLGLAPTSSTTAALAFGDALAMELLSARHFTPEEFAIFHPGGSLGRKLLLTVDDVMHKGDENPVVHADISVKDALFIITDKGVGAVSVVDEDQHLQGLLTDGDIRRGIARDLDCLNRPVSQMMTKNPKTIQDHKLAAEALHLMESNKPRPITVLPVVDKDRKVVGLLHITDLVHQGVV is encoded by the coding sequence ATGTTTGAAAAAGCCAAAGAAGCATTGCAGATCGAAGCGGATTCCATCCTGGAACTGCTGCCCCGGATCGATGACCATTTCGGCGAAGCCCTGAAGATGATCCTCCACTGCCGGGGCCGGATCATTGTGACCGGCATGGGCAAATCCGGCATCATCGGCCGGAAAATCGCCGCCACTCTGGCCAGCACCGGCACTCCCGCCTTCTTTCTCCATCCGGCGGAAGGCATCCACGGGGATCTGGGCATGGTCACCGAGCACGATGTAGTCCTGGCCCTGTCCAACAGCGGGGAAACCGGCGAAGTCCTGAACATCCTGCCTTCTATCCGGCGGATCGGGGCCAGGATCATCGCCATGGTGGGGAATCCGGAATCCACCCTGGCCAAAAATGCCGATATCGTCCTGAACGTGGGCGTCAAACGGGAAGCCTGCCCCCTGGGCCTGGCTCCCACCAGCAGCACCACGGCGGCCCTGGCCTTTGGGGACGCACTGGCCATGGAACTGCTCAGCGCCCGGCATTTCACTCCGGAAGAATTTGCCATCTTCCATCCCGGGGGCAGCCTGGGACGGAAGCTGCTGCTTACTGTGGACGATGTGATGCACAAAGGGGACGAAAACCCGGTGGTCCATGCGGACATCAGCGTCAAGGACGCCCTGTTCATCATCACCGACAAAGGGGTGGGGGCCGTCTCCGTTGTGGATGAGGATCAGCATCTCCAGGGTCTCCTGACCGATGGGGATATCCGTCGGGGCATCGCCCGGGATTTGGACTGCCTGAACCGGCCCGTGTCCCAGATGATGACCAAAAATCCCAAGACCATCCAGGATCACAAACTGGCCGCCGAAGCCCTGCATCTCATGGAATCCAACAAACCACGGCCCATTACCGTCCTGCCTGTAGTGGACAAGGACCGGAAAGTGGTGGGTCTGCTGCATATTACTGATCTGGTACACCAGGGAGTGGTATAA
- a CDS encoding resolvase, translated as MNKKALYLGVDPGRDKTGAALVAGDGTLVRQAILPTDHFTDHLRAFLAGESPAGCVLGDGTTSTTMHRQLEETFPRLPLFTVDEYGSTQEAKKLYWQLFPPRGWKRFLPQALLDAPSAVDGLAAAVLVRRYLRDKTVK; from the coding sequence GTGAATAAGAAGGCACTCTATCTGGGCGTGGATCCCGGCCGGGACAAGACCGGTGCCGCCCTGGTGGCCGGGGACGGCACCCTGGTCCGCCAGGCCATCCTGCCCACGGACCATTTCACGGACCATCTCCGGGCCTTCCTGGCCGGGGAAAGCCCTGCCGGCTGCGTTTTGGGAGACGGCACCACTTCAACAACCATGCACCGGCAGCTGGAGGAAACTTTTCCCCGGCTGCCCCTTTTTACCGTGGATGAATACGGCAGCACCCAGGAAGCCAAAAAACTCTACTGGCAGCTGTTTCCGCCCCGGGGCTGGAAACGGTTCCTGCCCCAGGCACTTCTGGATGCACCGTCCGCAGTGGATGGACTGGCGGCCGCCGTACTGGTACGGAGATATCTCCGTGATAAAACTGTGAAATAA
- the lptC gene encoding LPS export ABC transporter periplasmic protein LptC: protein MHAEKRTLLVIAVAVLLMGGVIAWLLSSKPTTGPVKDNGKDVLQEVNGSTIQETKNGKKVWELTVQSLLYDKKAQLAHMKGINGTFYQDDGRTMTVTADEGEVHMDSKDVVLTKNPHGVTSDGGDAVADKFTWINKDQTVVGEGNVRLKKDDTVATAKKATFNVALDQAKLEEDAHVQKGEF from the coding sequence ATGCACGCAGAAAAACGTACGCTGCTGGTGATTGCAGTCGCTGTGCTCCTGATGGGAGGCGTCATTGCCTGGCTCCTGAGCAGCAAGCCCACCACGGGCCCTGTGAAGGACAATGGCAAGGACGTGCTCCAGGAAGTCAACGGCTCCACCATCCAGGAGACGAAAAACGGGAAAAAAGTCTGGGAACTCACCGTCCAGTCCCTGCTCTATGACAAAAAAGCCCAGCTGGCCCATATGAAGGGCATCAACGGGACCTTTTACCAGGACGACGGCCGGACCATGACCGTGACTGCGGACGAAGGAGAAGTCCACATGGACAGCAAGGACGTGGTCCTCACCAAGAATCCCCACGGCGTAACCTCTGACGGAGGGGATGCGGTGGCCGACAAATTCACCTGGATCAACAAGGACCAGACGGTGGTGGGAGAAGGAAACGTCCGGCTGAAGAAAGACGATACCGTGGCCACGGCCAAAAAGGCAACCTTCAATGTTGCCCTGGATCAGGCCAAACTGGAAGAGGATGCACACGTACAGAAGGGAGAATTTTAA
- the lptB gene encoding LPS export ABC transporter ATP-binding protein, translating to MKIRAEKLVKEYAGRRVVNEVSLEVEQGTIVGLLGPNGAGKTTSFYMIVGLEHPDTGHVYLDDEDVTHLPMYKRALKGIGYLPQEASIFRKLTVEENIMAILEEIEPDKAKRQQKMEDLIQEFHIDHIRKSKGSALSGGERRRVEIARALATDPGFILLDEPFAGIDPIAVADIQVMVAHLARRGIGVLITDHNVRETLSIVNRAYILSAGKILVEGTSQQVAGDPVARKFYLGDNFRM from the coding sequence GTGAAGATACGTGCGGAAAAACTGGTAAAAGAATACGCCGGACGGCGGGTGGTCAACGAAGTCAGCCTGGAAGTGGAGCAGGGGACCATCGTGGGTCTCCTGGGCCCCAACGGCGCCGGGAAAACTACCTCCTTCTACATGATCGTGGGCCTGGAACATCCTGATACCGGCCATGTGTACCTGGACGACGAGGATGTCACCCATCTGCCCATGTACAAACGGGCCCTGAAGGGCATCGGGTATCTGCCCCAGGAAGCCTCCATCTTCCGGAAGCTTACGGTGGAAGAGAACATCATGGCCATCCTGGAGGAAATCGAACCGGACAAAGCCAAACGGCAGCAGAAAATGGAAGACCTGATCCAGGAATTCCACATCGACCATATCCGCAAAAGCAAGGGCAGTGCCCTCTCCGGGGGCGAACGGCGCCGGGTGGAAATCGCCCGGGCCCTGGCCACGGATCCCGGCTTCATCCTCCTGGACGAACCCTTTGCGGGCATCGACCCCATCGCCGTGGCGGATATCCAGGTGATGGTGGCCCATCTGGCCAGACGGGGCATCGGGGTGCTGATCACCGACCACAACGTCCGGGAAACCCTCAGCATCGTGAACCGGGCCTACATCCTCAGCGCCGGGAAGATCCTGGTGGAAGGCACCAGCCAGCAGGTGGCGGGAGATCCGGTGGCCCGGAAATTCTATCTGGGCGATAATTTCAGAATGTGA